One window of the Pelobates fuscus isolate aPelFus1 chromosome 12, aPelFus1.pri, whole genome shotgun sequence genome contains the following:
- the PSMD7 gene encoding 26S proteasome non-ATPase regulatory subunit 7, translated as MPELAVDRVVVHPLVLLSVVDHFNRIGKVGNQKRVVGVLLGSWHKKILDVSNSFAVPFDEDDKDDSVWFLDHDYLENMYGMFKKVNARERIVGWYHTGPKLHKNDIAINELMKRYCPNSVLVIIDVKPKDLGLPTEAYISVEEVHDDGTPTSKTFEHVTSEIGAEEAEEVGVEHLLRDIKDTTVGTLSQRITNQVHGLKGLNSKLLDIRSYLEKVATGKLPINHQIIYQLQDVFNLLPDVNLQEFVKAFYLKTNDQMLVVYLASLIRSVVALHNLINNKIANRDAEKKEGQEKEDSKKERKDDKEKEKSDAKKEEKKEKK; from the exons ATGCCGGAGCTGGCCGTAGACCGAGTGGTGGTGCACCCGCTGGTGCTGCTCAGTGTGGTGGATCATTTTAACAG AATAGGCAAAGTTGGAAACCAGAAGCGAGTTGTTGGTGTTCTGCTGGGTTCCTGGCACAAGAAAATCTTAGATGTATCCAACAGTTTTGCAG TTCCATTTGATGAAGATGACAAAGATGACTCAGTCTGGTTCCTGGATCACGACTATCTGGAGAATATGTATGGGATGTTCAAAAAAGTAAACG CACGGGAACGGATAGTTGGCTGGTATCACACAGGACCCAAACTTCATAAAAATGATATTGCTATAAACGAACTGATGAAGAGATATTGTCCAAACTCT gttttagtGATCATCGATGTGAAACCCAAGGATCTTGGCCTTCCCACTGAGGCATACATCTCTGTAGAGGAAGTTCATGAC GATGGAACACCAACTTCCAAGACATTTGAACATGTTACCAGTGAAATTGGTGCAGAGGAGGCTGAAGAAGTTGGTGTAGAACACTTGTTACG AGACATCAAGGACACTACAGTGGGAACATTGTCACAGCGCATCACAAACCAGGTACATGGACTGAAAGGATTGAACTCCAAGCTGCTGGACATCAGGAGTTATCTGGAGAAAGTGGCCACCGGCAAATTACCCATCAATCATCAGATAATCTATCAGTTACAGGACGTCTTCAACTTGCTGCCCGACGTTAATCTGCAGGAGTTTGTCAAGGCCTTCTACCTAAAGACTAACGACCAGATGCTTGTGGTCTATCTTGCCTCCCTGATTCGCTCTGTGGTGGCTCTGCACAATCTTATCAATAACAAGATTGCCAACAGGGATGCCGAAAAAAAGGAGGGGCAGGAGAAAGAGGACAGCAAGAAGGAGAGGAAAGACGACAAGGAGAAAGAAAAAAGTGAtgctaaaaaagaagaaaaaaaggaaaaaaaatga
- the WWP2 gene encoding NEDD4-like E3 ubiquitin-protein ligase WWP2 isoform X2, with protein MIQEPALPPGWEMKYTSEGIRYFVDHNTRTTTFKDPRPGFDSGAKQGGSPGAYDRSRSFRWKYHQFRFLCHSNTLPSHVKISVSRQTLFEDSFQQIMNMKPYDLRRRLYIIMRGEEGLDYGGIAREWFFLLSHEVLNPMYCLFEYAGKNNYCLQINPASSINPDHLTYFRFIGRFIAMALYHGKFIDTGFTLPFYKRMLNKKPTLRDLESIDPEFYNSIMWIKDNNLEECELELYFVQDMEILGEVTSHKLKEGGENICVTEENKEEFIMLLTDWRFTRGVEEQTTAFLDGFNEVVPLEWLRYFDEKELELMLCGMQEIDLNDWQKNTIYRHYTKTSKQVQWFWQVVKEMDNEKRIRLLQFVTGTCRLPVGGFTELIGSNGPQKFCIDKVGKDTWLPRSHTCFNRLDLPPYKSFEQLKEKLLFAIEETEGFGQE; from the exons ATGATCCAGGAACCAGCACTGCCTCCTGGTTGGGAAATGAAATATACAAGTGAGGGTATCCGATACTTTGTGGATCACAACACTCGCACCACCACCTTCAAAGACCCTCGGCCTGGATTTGATTCTGG GGCCAAGCAGGGAGGGTCCCCTGGAGCATACGACAGAAGCAGAAGTTTCAGATGGAAATATCATCAGTTCCGTTTTTTGTGCCAT tctaACACACTCCCGAGCCACGTAAAGATCAGCGTGTCCAGACAGACACTGTTTGAGGATTCATTCCAGCAG ATCATGAATATGAAGCCATACGATCTCAGACGGCGTCTCTACATCATCATGCGCGGTGAGGAAGGTCTGGATTACGGTGGCATTGCCAG AGAGTGGTTCTTTTTGCTGTCACACGAGGTGCTGAACCCCATGTACTGTCTCTTTGAATATGCTGGAAAGAACAATTACTGCTTACAGATTAATCCTGCGTCATCCATCAACCCTGATCACCTCACCTATTTCCGATTCATTGGTCGCTTTATAGCCATG GCTCTCTACCATGGAAAGTTCATAGACACTGGATTCACGCTACCATTCTACAAGCGAATGTTAAACAAGAAACCAACCCTGCGAGACCTCGAATCCATCGACCCCGAATTCTATAATTCCATTATGTGGATCAA AGACAATAACCTGGAGGAGTGCGAGCTGGAGCTTTATTTTGTACAGGACATGGAGATCCTGGGGGAGGTGACCTCTCACAAGCTAAAGGAAGGAGGGGAAAACATCTGTGTTACAGAAGAGAACAAGGAAGAATTTATCAT GCTTCTTACAGATTGGCGTTTCACTCGTGGTGTAGAGGAGCAGACCACAGCTTTCCTGGATGGCTTTAATGAGGTTGTCCCCTTGGAGTGGCTGCGTTACTTTGATGAAAAGGAGCTGGAG CTGATGCTGTGTGGGATGCAGGAAATTGATCTAAACGATTGGCAGAAGAACACGATTTATCGCCACTATACTAAAACTAGCAAGCAGGTCCAGTGGTTCTGGCAA GTAGTAAAGGAAATGGACAATGAGAAACGGATCCGCTTGCTGCAGTTTGTAACAGGAACATGCCGCCTACCCGTCGGTGGTTTCACAGAACTGATTG gAAGCAATGGGCCCCAAAAATTCTGCATTGACAAAGTTGGTAAAGACACTTGGTTACCAAGGAGCCATACCTG CTTTAACAGGTTAGATCTTCCTCCATATAAAAGCTTTGAGCAGCTAAAGGAGAAGTTGCTTTTCGCCATTGAGGAGACAGAAGGGTTTGGCCAGGAGTAA